The following nucleotide sequence is from Photobacterium gaetbulicola Gung47.
GCATGAAACGCATTGCCCTCATCGGCGAGTGCATGATTGAGCTAAATGGCGCGCCGTTTAGTGACATGCACCAAATATACGGTGGTGACTCCCTAAATACAGCAGTCTATCTGGCTCGTTCGGCAGGCAAATCCGCTGAAATCAATTATGTGTCTGCCTTGGGCTGCGATGCTATCAGTGATGGCATGATTGCCCGCTGGCAGCAAGAAGGTGTTAGTACCGATTTGGTACTGCGAGATAGTTCCCGCCAACCTGGACTGTATTTGATCCAGCTAGATGATCAAGGTGAGCGTACCTTCCTGTATTGGCGCAACCAATCGGCAGCCCGGTATATGCTTCAACACCCTGATTTTACTAAGATGGCAGATAATCTCACCAAAATGGACATGGTATACCTCAGTGGGATCAGCCTTGCCATTCTGCCGAAAGAAGACCGCCAGCAGCTTATTGGGCTGCTGCAGCTACTGGCGCGCACTGGTGTCGAGATCCTGTTCGATACCAACTACCGTCCAGCCTTGTGGGCATCAGCTGAACAGGCCCGTGAATGCTACCAGCAGGTGTTTTCATTCACGGCCTTGGCGCTTGTCACCAACGACGACGAAGCCAGCCTGTGGGACGATAGCAACGAAGAAGAGACCTTGGAAAGACTAAAAGCCGCAGGCGTTCGCCAAGCGGTTGTAAAAATGGGTGCCAAGGGTAACTACCACGAGGACTTCACAACCCAAACCCGCACATTTGTCGCTACCACACCGGTTAAGCAAGTGGTCGATACCACCTCAGCCGGCGACTCGTTCAACGCCGGTTTCATGGCGGGTCTAATAAACGGAAAATCCCCGGTGAAATGTTCGGAGCAAGGCCATTTATTGGCTGGCACTGTTATTCAACACAAAGGCGCGATTATCCCAGCCCAAGCGATGGCGCAAATCCAATTTAACAAACAAGAACCTGCTCTCTGTGAGCACTAAATAAGGAAGACTCAACAATGAGCACTACGGCACAACAACTTGCACAAATTAAAATCATCCCAGTGATCGCTATTGATCGTGCTGAAGATATTATCCCGCTGGGCAAAGCATTGGCTGAAAACGGCCTGCCCGCTGCTGAAATTACCTTCCGTTCTGATGCAGCCGCTGAAGCCATTCGCCTGCTTCGTGAAGCGCAGCCAGAGATGTTGATTGGAGCGGGTACGGTACTAAACCGAGAGCAAGCCATTGCGGCCAAGGAAGCCGGTGCAACATTTGTGGTTTCTCCAGGCTTTAACCCAAATACCGTTAAAGCTTGCCAAGAGCTAGGGATTGAAATTGTCCCAGGGGTGAACAATCCAAGCGCAGTAGAAGCAGCGATTGAAGTGGGCGTAACAACGCTAAAATTTTTCCCGGCGGAAGCTTCAGGCGGCATCAATATGGTGAAATCTCTGTTGGCGCCTTACACCCAAATCCAGTTCATGCCAACAGGTGGCATCAACGCCCAAAACGTCAATGACTACCTTGCAGTAGATCGTGTCTTTGCCTGCGGCGGTACTTGGATGGTAGATAAAAAGCTTATCAATGAAGGGCGCTGGGACGAGATCGGTCGTCTTGCCCGTGAAGCCGCTGACTTGGTGGGCTAATGTCTAGAACCAAACTGACTGTTAGTCAATTTGGTATTAATGTCAGGCTTCCCGTGGGAAGCCTTTCTTTTTCCGTCTCCTTTTTTCATCTCTGCTAAAGATTGCATCTCATGAAAATCGCTTTTCTCTACACGCTAGAGGCTAACAAAATATTGTTTCGCCCCTATATCAACCAATACCTTGCCGACCATAGCGTTACGATTAGCCACCATGTCAACGAAGAGCTGCTCAAGCAAGCCATGACAGATGGCCTGACACCGGGTGTCATCAAACACGTCCAGCAGCAAATACAGCAAATAGCCCAAGACGGCGCAGACATCATTATCTGTACCTGCTCAACTATTGGTGATGCTGCAGAGCAAACGGCGGATATAGCTAGCCAGGTCATTCGTGTTGATAGACCTATGGCGGAACATGCGGTACTTACGGGTAACATCCATGTTCTGGCGGCTCTCGAAAGCACGATAGAGCCTACCATTGCCCTGCTCAATCAATGTGCAAAGCAACTTAACCAATCTCCAGAGATTTCATGCACCGTGGTTCCCAATGCCTGGCAGCACTACGCGAAGGGGGATGCGATTCTGTATGCCAAAGCCATCGCAAGGCATGTTGAGCAAATTGGTGATTCCTGCGCGACCATCGTCCTTGCCCAAGCTTCAATGGCACCGGCAGTTGAATATGTTCATCACACATCCCCACCGGTTTTATCGAGCCCAGCATTGTGCTGCCGATACCTGTCCAAACTGGTCAAAGTCAAGAGATCTAAGTAGAGATTTACCATGTTAGAACTTAATTTCGCCCAGAGTGTTGGCTTATTTGCTTTTCTTGTCGGTGCTTCTGCTTTTCTCCATCAAAACGGCAACCGGTTTCGCCTACACCTGACAGTTTTCCAAGTTGTATTATGCAGCCATTTTATTTTAATGGGGGCATTCACTGCGGCGTTTGGCTGTGGGATCAGTGCACTAAGAAGTTATGCTTCGACCAAAACCAAATCCAACAAGGTAATGTGGTTCTTTATTACCCTGCTATGGCTAATGGGCTTGCCGAGTTTGCAACATATTTATGAATTGCTGACCATTTTTGGTGCCTCAGTAGCAACGTGGGGGTTATTCCAGACTGAAGGGATAAAGTTGCGTATACTCATTTTGTTCAATTCTTTTTGTTGGTTGGCGAATAATTTACTTCTGGGATCAATTGGTGGAACACTAATGGAGTCGACCTTTATTATTGTCAACTTATACACTATATCAAGAATGCTTACCTCAAGACGGACAGCTTAATATATTTTTGTTATTTTGCCATTTTATCAAAAAAGAACACATCCACCTCAAAATAAAAAGCACATCATCTTTAATTATGATGTGCTTTATTTTTAATAATTTTAATAGCTTTAGGTTTACTAACACACAAGAGTAGAAATATAAAATACAGAGATCTTTCAGTTAAGCCGTTTCTAAAATGGCCTTCAACAAGCCCTGATCGTGAGTCATGCCTGGAATAAAGGCTAATTTGTCAGCTGACATCTTTTGCTTATCTGCGAGCTGAATATGGTTAACAGTCCAGACAACACAACCATTGTCGAGATTAAACAAGCTACGAACTTGAGAATATAAACAGCCATCATCATACGCATCAGATACCGCAGCCGCCCTTCCTTGCCATGCCCCCATCACCTTTTCTTGCGATACAGGAAGTTCAAGGTAGAGCATCTCGGGCTCAACATCTTTCACGATCTTCATGCACAGACGAGTCCGACCATTATCCAGCCTTTCGACCCACAACCGGTGTGGGATAGCACTGTCTTCCCACTCCAACATATTCATATAAGTATTCATTCAAACCTCTGCGTCATTAATTAAGTATTCTTTACTGACTTTAATTACTGCTTTCTTAACACTTGCAGGCTCAGAGGTAGCGACTAATGGACGATGAGGTTGTTCAGTATTGAAAATAATAAAATCATCTTTATACAAAGTAGCAAACTGCTCATCGACAATATCTTTACTAAATGCTACATCTTTATCTGCAATGAAATCTTCATCGATTGAATTAAAGGGGCTTTGGCTATAGCCGTACATTTCTTCCCCTTCCATTACAATTTGGACATCAATATATCGTTGGTGAATTTCTGACTTTGTTTCTGAAAAATTCTTTGTCTTATCGTCGACAATAAAATAGAAAACATCATCACCAATCACGGAATAGGTGCCTACTGTGCTATTTGATTGAATCTTTCGCTTCACCACTTGGATTAGTTCGATCAACGGATATGGAATATGGCGATAGCTTTCCAGAGAGCACAAATTACCTCTGTACACGTATACCTCGAGCAACTAATTTATTATGTGAATACATTATATACCAGCAACACGAAGTGGTTGACCAATTTCATTTCATTAGTAGACCAAGATCAAAAAAAGAGCCTGATATTAATCAGGCTCCTCAACTACTTTAGTTACTCGTACGATGTTATTTATAGCTCAAGCCATGGCCAAGTGGATATAGCGTATCACCGTCTTTATAAGATGGATCATCTGAGTCTTGTCTGATAATCGCCTCTGCACTATTCGCCAGTGCAAACGGCAGTTTACCTTGCGGGTTAAACTTACCGCTAACAACATCCATCACCGCGCGGTCATCTGAGCCGAAGGTCGCTAAAGTAGCACCGGCTTCCCTTAATCGACTTTCATTATCAAGCACATATGGTTGGCGGAAGTAGATAGAAAGCACTGTATTTTCTGGACCCACTTCATCCATGACAGCTTGAATATCTTCCAATGAAGGTGTGACAACCCAAGAGCTACCCTCACCTTTAATGTCATTTGCCATGCTGGTGAAATCAAGAACTGACAACTCATCGAAATCTGCACCACCGAAGACTAAAGCTCGGTTGTTTGGAATATCTCCTGAAATGACAGCAGGGATATTATCAACACGGACGCGGATCAACGCATGATCTTTGCCTGTTGCATCAGCGACCTTGTTACCGTCATCGTCATCACCCACAGTCACGTCGAAGCCGTATTCTTTGGCTATATCACCATCCATACCCATAGTGAATAGGCTGGTGTTAGAGCGCAACGGCAGTGTTTGATCTTGGTTATCAAGTAACACGACGGCTTTACGTTGAGCTAACTGCGCCTTTTCTTGGAACTCTGCGTTACCTACAATTTCATTCGCTTTGTCGGCATCGACGTAGGCGTTTTCAAATAGCCCCAAATCAAATTGTACTTTAAGCAGGCGTTTTACCGACTCATCAATACGCTCTTCTGAAACCAAACCTTGTTCAACAACAGTCCGGATTTCATCATTACGGTTAAAGCCAGAGAACACATCGGTACCCGCTTCAATCGCAATCACGAATTGCTCAGTTTTGTTCTTGTCTTGCAGTCCCCAAGCACGGTTGTTATGCATCATTTCATAATCTGTGTGCGGGTTATTTGGATCATTGATGATCCCTGTATCTGAGTTAATTACACCGCTGAAACCGAGCTTCTTACGCAAAAGATCGTCCAAAATCCCTTTGGAGAAAGCAACCCCCACATTACCAGCCGGTTGACCGACTTCCGTCGAATAATCATTGTTGGCTACGCGTAGAGTATCGTGATCACGTGGATGAAGAAGCTCCTCAAGCAGTTGGCCATTACCCACATCGAGGTTTGTTTCGTTATCAGGGATATTTATCGACCAGTCACCGCCACCCACGATACCGTAGTAAGGCATGATCGCAGCGACCCCTGCATCAATTGCAGTAATGAATGGCTTGAGGTGGTAATCGAACTTACCCGCCGGATAGCTTTGGTGTTGGCCGGCAAAATAGTGAGGATCCGAGCCCAAGAACTGTGGGCCGCCGCCAGGGAAGTGTTTCATCGTCAGAACTATACTGTCTGATCCAACCTCTTCGCCCTGCAAATTATCCACCAGAGTTTGGATAATATCCGACGTCAAGTCTGCATCCGAGCTAAAGGTTTCGTGAACACGGTACCAGCGCGGCTCTGTCGCCAAGTCGGCCATGTAACCATACATACCACGCAGACCAATCGCATTCCATTCAGCACGCATTACCTCACCAAACTCGGCAATCAGCTCCATATCCCCTGTAGCAGCCAAACCGCCTTCTTTCGGCCAACCGGTAAATGCCCCTGAATCAACATTGATACCGGCTTTGGCATTCGGATCAATATGGTTACGTGCATTCGATTTAAATAGTGCAGGAATACCCAACCGCGTTCGCTCCGTAAGCTCCTGCACAGTATTCATATACTGAGCAGCTTCTCTCGGGCTAATCACGTAGTTCGGCCCACCAGGTCCCCCAGCAGCCCCCCCATCTTGGCGCTCCTCATCAGTGAGTGCGTCAATTTCTTCCTGGGTCAGAATATTATTTCGGAAGATAAAGCGATTCATCTTCTGGCGGTTAACAAAATCTTGATGCTTTGTGCCAATATACCCGTATGCTTCAGCATTCAGCGTATCGATCAACATCATCCCGACTTTCTCTTCAAGCGTCATCCGGCTAACCAAATCAGCGGCACGCTCCTCAGAAGTAAGGCGCCAATCTTCATACGGTGCCAGTTCACCATCGCCGTTGGCATCACGGAATTGGTAACCATCCACTTCTAAAATATCATGTACACGGGATTGTACTATCGGTTGTACTAGGTCGTCTTTGCCATCACTTGAGTTTGATGAGGAATTACAACCAGCTAAAATCAACGCCACTGCGATAGGCGCTAGGGTAAAGAGTTTATTGCTCATGGTTCGCCTTTTAATTATTTGTCATTCGGAAACATGAGGGATAATACTCTCCCAGTTAATTTGGTTAACCAATTTTGTTTATTTAGCCGATCAAGATCAACCAGTTTGTTTTTTTGGTATACCTTGATCACGCTATTCTATTTACAATTAGAATTATTTGGATTCTTTGCTACCAGCTCACAGATTCACTATTCTAATACTGGTATTGCAGTAGTGATTTTTTGAATTAATATCAAATATATAAGGAAGGGTTCGTA
It contains:
- a CDS encoding carbohydrate kinase (COG0524); the protein is MKRIALIGECMIELNGAPFSDMHQIYGGDSLNTAVYLARSAGKSAEINYVSALGCDAISDGMIARWQQEGVSTDLVLRDSSRQPGLYLIQLDDQGERTFLYWRNQSAARYMLQHPDFTKMADNLTKMDMVYLSGISLAILPKEDRQQLIGLLQLLARTGVEILFDTNYRPALWASAEQARECYQQVFSFTALALVTNDDEASLWDDSNEEETLERLKAAGVRQAVVKMGAKGNYHEDFTTQTRTFVATTPVKQVVDTTSAGDSFNAGFMAGLINGKSPVKCSEQGHLLAGTVIQHKGAIIPAQAMAQIQFNKQEPALCEH
- a CDS encoding keto-hydroxyglutarate-aldolase/keto-deoxy-phosphogluconate aldolase (COG0800), giving the protein MSTTAQQLAQIKIIPVIAIDRAEDIIPLGKALAENGLPAAEITFRSDAAAEAIRLLREAQPEMLIGAGTVLNREQAIAAKEAGATFVVSPGFNPNTVKACQELGIEIVPGVNNPSAVEAAIEVGVTTLKFFPAEASGGINMVKSLLAPYTQIQFMPTGGINAQNVNDYLAVDRVFACGGTWMVDKKLINEGRWDEIGRLAREAADLVG
- a CDS encoding hypothetical protein (COG2731), which gives rise to MYRGNLCSLESYRHIPYPLIELIQVVKRKIQSNSTVGTYSVIGDDVFYFIVDDKTKNFSETKSEIHQRYIDVQIVMEGEEMYGYSQSPFNSIDEDFIADKDVAFSKDIVDEQFATLYKDDFIIFNTEQPHRPLVATSEPASVKKAVIKVSKEYLINDAEV
- a CDS encoding glycoside hydrolase family 3 protein (COG1472), with translation MSNKLFTLAPIAVALILAGCNSSSNSSDGKDDLVQPIVQSRVHDILEVDGYQFRDANGDGELAPYEDWRLTSEERAADLVSRMTLEEKVGMMLIDTLNAEAYGYIGTKHQDFVNRQKMNRFIFRNNILTQEEIDALTDEERQDGGAAGGPGGPNYVISPREAAQYMNTVQELTERTRLGIPALFKSNARNHIDPNAKAGINVDSGAFTGWPKEGGLAATGDMELIAEFGEVMRAEWNAIGLRGMYGYMADLATEPRWYRVHETFSSDADLTSDIIQTLVDNLQGEEVGSDSIVLTMKHFPGGGPQFLGSDPHYFAGQHQSYPAGKFDYHLKPFITAIDAGVAAIMPYYGIVGGGDWSINIPDNETNLDVGNGQLLEELLHPRDHDTLRVANNDYSTEVGQPAGNVGVAFSKGILDDLLRKKLGFSGVINSDTGIINDPNNPHTDYEMMHNNRAWGLQDKNKTEQFVIAIEAGTDVFSGFNRNDEIRTVVEQGLVSEERIDESVKRLLKVQFDLGLFENAYVDADKANEIVGNAEFQEKAQLAQRKAVVLLDNQDQTLPLRSNTSLFTMGMDGDIAKEYGFDVTVGDDDDGNKVADATGKDHALIRVRVDNIPAVISGDIPNNRALVFGGADFDELSVLDFTSMANDIKGEGSSWVVTPSLEDIQAVMDEVGPENTVLSIYFRQPYVLDNESRLREAGATLATFGSDDRAVMDVVSGKFNPQGKLPFALANSAEAIIRQDSDDPSYKDGDTLYPLGHGLSYK